A genomic window from Halorubrum trapanicum includes:
- a CDS encoding CoxG family protein: protein MTVRVSRTFEFDAPPADVWAFISDAEQRAGAISVVDSFEVHDDRNATWHVALPIPMIRSTIDVETEEVERDPPNRVKFVGKSRAFRVTGEHEITETDDGGCRLANEFVVDGSLPGVESFFKRNFDAELDNLEDALRASLASPA, encoded by the coding sequence ATGACCGTTCGAGTCTCCCGGACGTTCGAGTTCGACGCGCCGCCGGCCGACGTGTGGGCGTTCATCTCGGACGCGGAGCAGCGCGCGGGCGCCATCAGCGTGGTGGACTCCTTCGAGGTTCACGACGACCGGAACGCGACCTGGCACGTCGCGCTCCCGATACCGATGATCCGCTCGACGATCGACGTCGAGACGGAGGAAGTCGAGCGCGACCCCCCGAACCGAGTGAAGTTCGTCGGGAAGTCGCGGGCGTTCCGCGTCACCGGCGAACACGAGATCACGGAGACCGACGACGGCGGCTGCCGGCTCGCCAACGAGTTCGTCGTCGACGGGAGCCTCCCCGGCGTCGAGTCCTTCTTCAAGCGCAACTTCGACGCCGAGCTGGACAACTTAGAGGACGCGCTCCGCGCCTCGCTCGCCTCGCCGGCATGA
- a CDS encoding nitrilase-related carbon-nitrogen hydrolase — translation MKLAGVQLAVEGGDVEENVERALDRVRATADEGADLVVLPELFDVGYFAFDSYGRAAESLAGDRLARFAAAADDHDVAVLAGTVVEDLSASAADGLDVPAESGLANAAVLFDADGERRLVYRKHHLFGYGSEETDRMVPGERTPVIDLAGVTVGVTTCYDLRFPEQFRAMVDAGVECVLVPSAWPYPRIEHWRTLGRARAIENLAYVAAINGSGRFGDDALCGRSAVYDPWGTALASVGDEPGVVTATVDPERVAAVREDFPALRDRR, via the coding sequence ATGAAACTCGCCGGCGTCCAGCTGGCGGTCGAGGGCGGCGACGTCGAGGAGAACGTCGAGCGGGCGCTCGACCGCGTCCGGGCGACCGCCGACGAGGGCGCCGACCTCGTCGTCCTCCCCGAGCTGTTCGACGTCGGCTACTTCGCGTTCGACTCGTACGGCCGCGCGGCGGAGAGCCTCGCCGGCGACCGCCTCGCCCGGTTCGCGGCCGCGGCCGACGACCACGACGTCGCGGTGCTGGCCGGGACGGTCGTCGAGGACCTGTCCGCGTCGGCCGCGGACGGCCTCGACGTGCCGGCCGAGTCCGGCCTCGCCAACGCAGCGGTGCTGTTCGACGCCGACGGCGAGCGCCGGCTCGTCTACCGGAAGCACCACCTGTTCGGGTACGGCTCCGAGGAGACGGACCGAATGGTGCCCGGCGAGCGGACGCCTGTGATCGATCTCGCGGGCGTCACGGTCGGGGTGACGACCTGCTACGACCTCCGGTTTCCGGAGCAGTTCCGCGCGATGGTCGACGCGGGCGTCGAGTGCGTGCTGGTGCCGAGCGCGTGGCCGTACCCGCGGATCGAACACTGGCGGACGCTCGGCCGCGCGCGGGCCATCGAGAACCTCGCGTACGTCGCCGCGATCAACGGGAGCGGCCGGTTCGGCGACGACGCGCTCTGCGGCCGGAGCGCGGTGTACGACCCCTGGGGCACCGCGCTCGCGTCGGTCGGCGACGAACCCGGGGTCGTCACCGCGACCGTCGATCCCGAGCGGGTCGCGGCGGTCCGCGAAGACTTTCCCGCGCTCCGCGACCGCCGCTGA
- a CDS encoding presenilin family intramembrane aspartyl protease PSH has protein sequence MFPREYRGVAFVVGLFLVVQVGALALVPEFAESGYQAVENPENPVNSVVYVAAIVAMTGLMLAAFRYDFDWAIRLLIVGTSAWLSWYVFSALVSPLAAAIPAIAVAVGLLVHPEWYVIDTAGVLMGAGAAGLFGISFGLLPALILLAVLAVYDAVSVYGTEHMLSLAEGVMDLNIPVVLVIPLSVSYSLLDGESASDEAAGVGEKAEAAAETDAERASADEGDEDAADTESTDGDNGPVESTEGGDRDAFFIGLGDAVIPTVLIASAATFSPAADLAVPLLGVNLPALLAMVGTLAGLLVLMRWVIQGRPHAGLPLLNGGAIGGYLIGSLVAGVPLIEALGLAGFF, from the coding sequence ATGTTCCCCCGCGAGTACCGCGGCGTCGCCTTCGTCGTCGGGCTGTTCCTCGTCGTTCAGGTGGGCGCGCTGGCGCTGGTCCCCGAGTTCGCCGAGAGCGGCTATCAGGCGGTCGAGAACCCCGAGAATCCGGTGAACAGCGTGGTGTACGTCGCCGCCATCGTCGCGATGACCGGGCTGATGCTGGCGGCGTTCCGGTACGACTTCGACTGGGCGATCCGCCTGCTGATCGTCGGCACCTCCGCGTGGCTCTCGTGGTACGTGTTCTCCGCGCTCGTCTCGCCGCTCGCGGCCGCCATTCCCGCGATCGCGGTCGCCGTCGGCCTGCTCGTCCACCCCGAGTGGTACGTGATCGACACCGCCGGGGTGTTGATGGGCGCGGGCGCGGCCGGGCTGTTCGGCATCTCCTTCGGGCTGCTGCCCGCGCTGATACTGCTCGCCGTCCTCGCCGTCTACGACGCGGTCTCCGTCTACGGCACCGAGCACATGCTGTCGCTCGCGGAGGGCGTGATGGACCTGAACATCCCCGTCGTGTTAGTGATCCCGCTGTCGGTGTCGTACTCGCTGCTCGACGGCGAGTCGGCTAGCGACGAGGCCGCGGGGGTCGGTGAGAAGGCGGAAGCGGCGGCGGAGACGGACGCCGAGCGCGCTTCCGCCGACGAGGGCGACGAGGACGCGGCCGACACGGAGTCCACCGACGGAGACAACGGGCCCGTCGAATCCACGGAGGGCGGCGACCGCGACGCCTTCTTCATCGGCCTCGGCGACGCCGTCATCCCGACGGTGCTGATAGCGAGCGCGGCGACGTTCTCGCCGGCGGCCGACCTCGCGGTCCCGCTCCTCGGCGTCAACCTCCCCGCGCTGCTCGCGATGGTCGGGACGCTCGCGGGGCTGCTCGTCCTCATGCGATGGGTGATACAGGGCCGCCCGCACGCGGGGCTGCCACTTTTAAATGGCGGCGCGATCGGCGGCTACCTGATCGGCTCGCTCGTCGCCGGCGTCCCGCTGATCGAGGCGCTGGGGCTCGCGGGCTTCTTTTAA
- a CDS encoding PUA domain-containing protein yields the protein MTDADTLADLRTAADYQFGAGAGDALFPPDDALTVRRSSGGRPRQVIDGDVDDTPGSSEGDRLVSYGTDGRFTLGLAGGKRIAEAFPEPRHRMVVGEESEPFVREGRNAFAKFVTAADEGIRPGDEVLVVDEGGAIFGVGRAELSGAEAEALGSGVAVKTRDGNPADNE from the coding sequence ATGACCGACGCCGACACGCTCGCGGACCTGCGGACCGCCGCCGACTACCAGTTCGGGGCCGGCGCGGGCGACGCCCTGTTCCCGCCGGACGACGCCCTCACCGTGCGCCGGTCGAGCGGCGGCCGCCCGCGGCAGGTGATCGACGGCGACGTCGACGACACGCCGGGTAGCAGCGAGGGGGACCGGCTCGTCTCGTACGGCACCGACGGCCGGTTCACGCTCGGGCTCGCGGGGGGGAAGCGGATCGCCGAGGCGTTCCCCGAACCGCGACACCGGATGGTCGTCGGCGAGGAGAGCGAGCCGTTCGTGCGCGAGGGGCGCAACGCGTTCGCGAAGTTCGTCACCGCGGCCGACGAGGGGATCCGCCCGGGCGACGAGGTCCTCGTCGTCGACGAGGGCGGAGCGATATTCGGGGTCGGCCGCGCCGAGCTCTCCGGCGCGGAGGCCGAGGCGCTCGGCTCAGGCGTCGCCGTGAAGACGCGCGACGGGAACCCCGCAGACAACGAATAG
- a CDS encoding tetratricopeptide repeat protein produces MTEPSELVGVVERRLDFLERLTAGPLRKHELVDALGHSRSTVNRAIDELEAAGLVTGETDGYRTTLSGRLLAGEYREFLTVADDLAAAGDVLDPLGPDADVDPAILREAETYRAAAPDPYRPLEVLDEALADADAVAAALPAFPYPRVAERLRHAAAGGGTVDLALADRAYRHAAERFADDLGAVARRDGCRVAAVDAVDAGVVAADGTALLLTFDDDGTLRGAAASTEPEAVAWAETEVRELVERGRDADEALAAMDRSETKRTEGDADASDRAGRDGEAAGRGSSAAGELFGRIGSGGGGRSALSAQGFHAVDEERLSGDPDPYGPLRATASFPEVDAGYVLDRTTVRDGDRRSIAGLLVDGLAEGTDHALVGPPGSGKSTVCRSVAVEWYRSGRGPVTYRPGDGGDPFSATERLRERVTEGDGHHLVVVEDAVDPGVAEAFGVARELADRDDVSFLFDAREEPYDDPDGLPLSPADLRYRREIATARMPRLDGREVERFVDHVADCTGSAPAADPAALLDDVRRADDERVGELLALVHRLVRATGDGASVVGEAGESAGGASGTEADASDAPAGRDDAGPESGLEAAVAEAVREVRNRPPPTADVAVLVNLLNVAGVGDVRTLAYALVDGPDGVAGSETGGAGTDAEGADRDPSPTVDGVRRALDRLVGTALVRSGDGEYRAVHDEWSVLFLERLVEREPAPVVARRVGRAVSRVLALADDPARRSRIRRAVGGDAPTVARIERAPGAWAAETVRAVYGVGRRYPRLAPLYGRVRYAWIDLPDACPDDLRDRPPEWVARMYVEAGDLDGATAALDAWRPVDEAGAAERQRGYGDVARRRGEYDAARERYERAEELFAAAGDRGGLAAAVRGRAQAAHFDGDYEEAYEAGSRAYAIAARTGDPIARAKALMDVGNALDGLDGTDAVLDHYRVAGDLFRAYDDTHGEANVRANLAVALRRRGDLDAAERTARRALDGYRTVGDEHREAISLLNLAAVAEQRGAVGEAVARASEARDIAERIGSDMYEAFALSHLGSAAHLAGDLDRAERFLTAALDRLDRLGADTRCAMVTAILAEVALDRGDPPEAERRTERTASLLDDHAGRKRLAELDRVRGRLALARGDGDAAAAALTDAVDAAREGGFTQVEAQALAALGAAEAERGDAAAAADRLTAALDLAHRIEGARAVVSAADRLADLLAGTAAGSDSIDREVLTEALRESSPGPVPDDSAADPAAYREIADRWRVDGDGVAAAYPALG; encoded by the coding sequence ATGACGGAGCCGTCGGAACTCGTGGGCGTCGTCGAGCGTCGCCTCGACTTCCTCGAACGGCTCACCGCGGGACCGCTTCGCAAACACGAGCTCGTCGACGCGCTCGGCCACTCCCGGTCGACGGTGAACCGCGCGATAGACGAGCTGGAGGCCGCGGGGCTCGTCACCGGCGAGACCGACGGCTACCGGACGACGCTCTCGGGGCGGCTCCTCGCGGGCGAGTACCGCGAGTTCCTGACGGTCGCCGACGACCTCGCGGCCGCCGGCGACGTGCTCGACCCGCTCGGCCCGGACGCCGACGTCGACCCGGCGATCCTCCGCGAGGCGGAGACGTACCGGGCCGCGGCCCCCGACCCCTACCGACCGCTGGAGGTCCTCGACGAGGCGCTCGCCGACGCGGACGCGGTTGCCGCCGCGCTGCCCGCGTTCCCCTATCCCCGGGTCGCGGAGCGGCTCCGGCACGCGGCCGCCGGGGGAGGGACCGTCGACCTGGCGCTGGCGGACCGCGCGTACCGGCACGCGGCCGAGCGCTTCGCGGACGACCTCGGCGCAGTCGCGCGCCGGGACGGCTGCCGGGTCGCCGCCGTCGACGCCGTCGACGCGGGGGTCGTCGCGGCCGACGGGACCGCGCTGCTCCTCACCTTCGACGACGACGGGACGCTCCGCGGCGCGGCGGCGTCGACCGAACCGGAGGCGGTCGCGTGGGCGGAGACGGAGGTGCGCGAGCTGGTCGAGCGCGGGCGCGACGCGGACGAGGCGCTCGCGGCGATGGACCGCTCCGAGACGAAGCGCACGGAGGGCGACGCGGACGCGTCCGACCGGGCGGGTCGCGACGGCGAGGCGGCCGGGAGGGGATCGAGCGCCGCGGGCGAGCTCTTCGGGCGGATCGGTTCGGGCGGCGGCGGTCGGAGCGCGCTCTCGGCGCAGGGGTTCCACGCGGTCGACGAGGAGCGACTCTCCGGCGACCCGGACCCGTACGGACCGCTCCGCGCCACGGCGTCGTTCCCGGAGGTCGACGCGGGGTACGTCCTCGACAGGACGACGGTGCGCGACGGCGACCGACGCTCGATCGCCGGGCTGCTCGTCGACGGACTCGCCGAGGGGACGGACCACGCGCTGGTCGGCCCGCCGGGGAGCGGGAAGAGCACCGTCTGCCGGAGCGTCGCGGTCGAGTGGTACCGGTCGGGACGCGGCCCGGTGACGTACCGACCGGGCGACGGCGGCGACCCGTTTTCGGCGACGGAGCGGCTCCGCGAGCGCGTCACCGAGGGCGACGGCCACCACCTCGTCGTCGTGGAGGACGCCGTCGATCCGGGGGTCGCGGAGGCGTTCGGCGTCGCCCGCGAACTGGCCGACCGCGACGACGTGTCCTTCCTGTTCGACGCCCGCGAGGAGCCGTACGACGACCCCGACGGACTGCCGCTCTCGCCCGCCGACCTCCGCTACCGCCGGGAGATAGCGACCGCGCGGATGCCGCGGCTCGACGGGCGCGAGGTGGAGCGGTTCGTCGACCACGTCGCCGACTGTACGGGGTCCGCGCCGGCGGCCGATCCGGCGGCGCTGCTCGACGACGTGCGGCGCGCCGACGACGAGCGCGTCGGCGAACTGCTCGCGCTCGTCCATCGCCTCGTCCGCGCGACCGGCGACGGCGCGAGCGTCGTCGGCGAAGCGGGCGAGAGCGCCGGCGGCGCGTCGGGGACGGAGGCCGACGCGAGCGACGCCCCGGCCGGCCGCGACGACGCGGGCCCCGAGTCCGGACTGGAGGCGGCGGTCGCGGAGGCGGTCCGGGAGGTCCGGAACCGCCCGCCGCCGACCGCGGACGTCGCGGTGCTGGTGAACCTCCTCAACGTCGCCGGCGTGGGCGACGTCCGCACGCTGGCGTACGCGCTCGTCGACGGCCCGGACGGGGTCGCCGGATCGGAGACCGGGGGAGCGGGGACCGACGCCGAGGGGGCGGACCGCGACCCGTCGCCGACCGTCGACGGCGTTCGCCGTGCGCTCGACCGCCTCGTCGGGACGGCCCTCGTTCGCTCGGGCGACGGGGAGTACCGCGCGGTCCACGACGAGTGGTCGGTGCTGTTCTTGGAGCGGCTCGTCGAGCGGGAGCCGGCGCCGGTCGTCGCCAGACGCGTGGGGCGGGCCGTCTCGCGGGTGCTCGCGCTCGCGGACGACCCCGCGCGCCGCTCGCGGATCCGCCGCGCCGTCGGCGGGGACGCGCCGACGGTGGCCCGAATCGAGCGCGCCCCGGGCGCGTGGGCGGCCGAGACGGTCCGTGCGGTGTACGGCGTCGGGCGCCGTTACCCCCGTCTCGCGCCGCTGTACGGGCGCGTCCGGTACGCGTGGATCGACCTCCCGGACGCGTGCCCGGACGACCTGCGCGACCGGCCGCCGGAGTGGGTGGCGCGGATGTACGTCGAGGCCGGCGACCTCGACGGCGCGACGGCGGCGCTGGACGCGTGGCGGCCGGTCGACGAGGCGGGCGCCGCCGAGCGGCAGCGCGGGTACGGCGACGTGGCGCGGCGGCGCGGCGAGTACGACGCGGCGCGCGAGCGGTACGAGCGGGCCGAGGAGCTGTTCGCGGCCGCGGGCGACCGCGGCGGGCTCGCGGCGGCGGTCCGGGGCCGGGCACAGGCGGCGCACTTCGACGGCGACTACGAGGAGGCCTACGAGGCGGGTTCGCGAGCGTACGCCATCGCCGCGCGGACCGGCGACCCCATCGCGCGGGCGAAGGCGCTGATGGACGTCGGGAACGCGCTCGACGGGCTCGACGGGACCGACGCCGTCCTCGACCACTACCGAGTGGCCGGCGATCTGTTCCGCGCTTACGACGACACGCACGGGGAGGCGAACGTCCGGGCGAACCTCGCGGTCGCGCTGCGGCGGCGCGGCGACCTCGACGCGGCCGAGCGGACGGCGAGACGCGCGCTCGACGGCTACCGGACGGTCGGCGACGAACACCGCGAGGCCATCTCGCTTTTGAACCTCGCGGCGGTCGCAGAGCAGCGCGGCGCCGTCGGCGAGGCGGTCGCCCGCGCGTCCGAGGCGCGGGACATCGCCGAGCGGATCGGCTCGGACATGTACGAGGCGTTCGCGCTGAGCCACCTCGGCAGCGCGGCGCACCTCGCCGGCGACCTCGACCGGGCGGAGCGGTTCCTGACGGCCGCGCTCGACCGCCTCGACCGCCTCGGCGCCGACACGCGGTGCGCGATGGTGACCGCGATCCTCGCCGAGGTGGCGCTCGACCGCGGCGACCCGCCGGAGGCGGAGCGGCGGACCGAGCGGACCGCGTCGCTGCTCGACGACCACGCGGGGCGGAAGCGCCTCGCGGAACTGGACCGCGTCCGGGGGCGGCTGGCGCTCGCTCGCGGCGACGGGGACGCCGCTGCGGCGGCGCTGACGGACGCGGTCGACGCCGCGAGGGAGGGCGGGTTCACGCAGGTCGAAGCGCAGGCGTTGGCGGCGCTGGGCGCCGCGGAGGCCGAGCGCGGCGACGCCGCCGCGGCGGCCGACCGGCTGACCGCGGCCCTCGATCTGGCTCACCGGATCGAGGGCGCGCGGGCCGTCGTTTCGGCGGCCGACCGGCTCGCCGACCTGCTCGCGGGGACGGCCGCCGGGTCGGATTCGATCGACCGGGAGGTGCTGACCGAGGCCCTGCGGGAGTCGTCGCCCGGACCGGTCCCGGACGACTCGGCCGCGGACCCGGCCGCGTACCGGGAGATCGCCGACCGCTGGCGCGTCGACGGCGACGGCGTCGCCGCGGCGTACCCCGCGCTCGGCTGA
- a CDS encoding aldehyde dehydrogenase family protein — MDGDRAGDGDEPGTAAGLGEGESTGRNGAAAAEGDEATPEAEADATADRADTDPAAEGNSREPAAGRSATSAADQPSRASRAVATARTAADELAAWDPDDVDALVRSVGERLADRETVSRLARSAANETGRGHPGTKAEKAATALDAARRTLRDAPTAGVVDRDGAAGTVTVAGPTGVVGAAVPATHAVVMPAVLSLYGLAARNAVVFAPSPSTVETCDVVVETVRRALADAGAPTGAVSMLPAPAAKPETDALFERADLVVAAGSEATVAAGQRCGTPNVATSADGVVSVADGSVPAEAVATRVAVGATYDFGAHPAGDAAVVTVSPAVDRLRSALESEGGYVLDAAERDRLRALLDEDETDENAEADPRGNSPRWLAAALDLPSAAREAAFLVAEPDGADDRLAALPGIPAVAVHGRSGFDAATALAAEIGSPHAAAVHTTQQRRARRVAERLAPGRLVVNQPGIAATGARSNGFEAAPVLGGGTAEGSQLCGGLTPGRLAQTTTVAATSVVDEEPHRNGAGDTLRGP; from the coding sequence ATGGACGGGGACCGAGCGGGCGACGGCGACGAGCCGGGCACGGCGGCCGGGCTCGGCGAGGGCGAATCGACCGGACGAAACGGAGCGGCTGCGGCCGAGGGCGACGAAGCGACGCCGGAGGCGGAGGCGGACGCGACCGCCGACCGAGCCGATACCGACCCCGCGGCGGAGGGGAACTCGCGCGAACCGGCCGCCGGCCGGTCCGCGACGAGCGCCGCGGACCAGCCGAGCCGCGCGTCGCGGGCCGTCGCGACCGCGCGGACGGCGGCGGACGAACTGGCGGCGTGGGACCCCGACGACGTCGACGCCCTCGTCCGGTCGGTCGGCGAGCGGCTGGCCGACAGGGAGACGGTCAGCCGCCTCGCGCGGTCGGCGGCCAACGAGACCGGGCGGGGGCACCCGGGAACGAAGGCCGAGAAGGCGGCGACCGCGCTCGACGCCGCCCGGCGGACGCTGCGGGACGCGCCGACCGCCGGCGTGGTCGACCGCGACGGGGCGGCGGGCACGGTGACTGTCGCCGGGCCGACGGGCGTCGTCGGCGCGGCGGTCCCCGCGACGCACGCGGTGGTGATGCCCGCAGTCCTCTCGCTGTACGGGCTCGCCGCCCGGAACGCGGTCGTCTTTGCGCCCTCGCCGTCGACCGTGGAGACGTGTGACGTCGTCGTCGAGACCGTCCGCCGCGCGCTCGCCGACGCGGGCGCGCCGACCGGCGCGGTGTCGATGCTGCCCGCGCCGGCGGCGAAGCCCGAGACCGACGCGCTGTTCGAGCGGGCCGACCTCGTCGTCGCGGCCGGCTCCGAGGCGACGGTCGCCGCGGGGCAGCGCTGCGGGACGCCGAACGTCGCCACCAGCGCCGACGGCGTCGTCTCCGTCGCGGACGGCTCGGTCCCGGCCGAGGCCGTGGCGACGCGGGTGGCGGTCGGGGCGACCTACGACTTCGGCGCCCACCCCGCGGGCGACGCCGCGGTCGTCACGGTGTCCCCGGCGGTCGACCGGCTGCGTTCCGCGCTCGAATCGGAGGGCGGGTACGTCCTCGACGCGGCCGAGCGCGACCGGCTCCGCGCGCTCCTCGACGAGGACGAAACGGACGAAAACGCCGAGGCGGACCCCCGCGGGAACTCGCCGCGCTGGCTGGCGGCCGCGCTCGACCTCCCGAGCGCGGCCCGCGAGGCGGCGTTCCTCGTCGCCGAGCCCGACGGCGCCGACGACCGGCTCGCCGCGCTGCCGGGGATCCCCGCGGTCGCGGTCCACGGGCGGAGCGGGTTCGACGCCGCGACCGCGCTCGCGGCCGAGATCGGCTCGCCCCACGCCGCGGCGGTCCACACCACCCAACAGCGCCGCGCCCGCAGGGTCGCGGAGCGCCTCGCTCCCGGCCGGTTGGTCGTCAATCAGCCGGGGATCGCGGCGACGGGCGCGCGTTCGAACGGGTTCGAGGCGGCGCCGGTGCTGGGCGGCGGGACCGCCGAGGGGAGCCAGCTCTGTGGGGGGCTCACGCCGGGCCGCCTCGCGCAGACGACGACCGTCGCCGCGACGAGCGTCGTCGACGAGGAGCCCCACCGGAACGGCGCGGGCGACACGCTTCGGGGTCCCTGA
- a CDS encoding HD domain-containing protein produces the protein MSDPAEDAPDPTDDDEVPDPTAEDAPDPTAGAVEDADVDLGADTDAGRHEYDPDADHAFPDERLNEVLARLESDEEVVAYLEAQNVNPVARKGYNDHGSKHVEIVRDRALRLYDLLKSGGVEFNGARQQGLEEADEPVIVALAATLHDIGHVVHRHDHPYYSIPLAADLLDDLLPSFYGVADQVRIKAEVLHAILCHHTEEQPLTLEAGVVRIADGLDMERGRSRVPYEEGGRGINTVSSQAIERVSLREGDETPVQVVIRMNNAAGVYQVDSLLKAKIEGSLLEDRIRTVAINTHSDGNDGNGSIVDRIEL, from the coding sequence ATGAGCGACCCTGCCGAGGACGCGCCCGATCCGACGGACGACGATGAAGTCCCCGACCCGACCGCGGAAGACGCGCCCGACCCGACCGCGGGAGCGGTCGAGGACGCGGACGTCGACCTCGGTGCCGACACCGACGCCGGCCGCCACGAGTACGACCCGGACGCCGACCACGCGTTTCCCGACGAGCGGCTCAACGAAGTCCTCGCGCGGCTCGAATCCGACGAGGAGGTCGTCGCCTACCTGGAGGCGCAGAACGTCAACCCGGTCGCGCGGAAGGGGTACAACGACCACGGGTCCAAGCACGTCGAGATCGTCCGCGACCGCGCGCTCCGGCTGTACGACCTGCTCAAGTCCGGCGGCGTCGAGTTCAACGGCGCCCGCCAGCAGGGGTTAGAGGAGGCCGACGAGCCGGTGATCGTCGCGCTGGCCGCGACGCTCCACGACATCGGCCACGTCGTCCACCGCCACGACCACCCGTACTACTCGATCCCCCTGGCGGCGGACCTCCTAGACGACCTGCTGCCCTCCTTCTACGGCGTGGCCGATCAGGTCCGGATCAAGGCCGAGGTGCTCCACGCGATCTTATGCCATCACACGGAGGAGCAGCCGCTCACGCTGGAGGCCGGCGTCGTCCGGATCGCGGACGGCCTCGACATGGAACGCGGGCGCTCGCGCGTCCCCTACGAGGAGGGCGGCCGCGGGATCAACACCGTCTCCTCGCAGGCGATAGAGCGCGTCTCGCTCCGCGAGGGCGACGAGACGCCGGTTCAGGTCGTGATCCGGATGAACAACGCCGCCGGCGTCTACCAGGTCGACTCGCTGCTGAAGGCGAAGATCGAGGGGTCGCTGCTCGAAGACCGGATCCGCACCGTCGCGATCAACACCCACAGCGACGGGAACGACGGGAACGGCTCGATCGTCGACCGGATCGAACTCTGA
- a CDS encoding haloacid dehalogenase type II, translating to MAFDPDRVSTVTFDSYSTLVDVEAAEAALADRVADPEPVSRLWRSRSLAYTFVANAVDAYQPFYEMNRDALTYALDAHGVDLPDAERDEILAVYHELEVFDDVRDAIGRLRDAGYDCYVLSNGDPEMLASLVDHADIADLVEDAISADEVETFKPAAELYRHGAARTGTPVDEVVHATAGWFDVLGARHAGMQAAWVDRKGTPWEPFGGDPDLTVETLHELADRLGA from the coding sequence ATGGCGTTCGATCCCGACCGCGTCTCGACGGTGACGTTCGACTCGTACAGCACGCTCGTGGACGTGGAGGCCGCCGAGGCGGCGCTCGCGGACCGAGTCGCCGACCCCGAACCGGTGTCGCGGCTCTGGCGGTCGCGGTCGCTGGCGTACACGTTCGTGGCGAACGCGGTCGACGCGTACCAGCCGTTCTACGAGATGAACCGCGACGCGCTGACGTACGCGCTCGACGCGCACGGCGTCGACCTCCCGGACGCGGAGCGCGACGAAATCCTCGCGGTGTACCACGAGCTGGAGGTGTTCGACGACGTGCGCGACGCGATCGGTCGGCTCCGCGACGCCGGGTACGACTGTTACGTCCTCTCGAACGGCGACCCCGAGATGCTCGCCTCGCTCGTCGACCACGCCGACATCGCGGACCTCGTCGAGGACGCGATCAGCGCCGACGAGGTGGAGACGTTCAAGCCGGCCGCCGAGCTCTACCGCCACGGCGCGGCCCGGACCGGGACGCCGGTCGACGAGGTGGTCCACGCGACCGCCGGCTGGTTCGACGTGTTGGGCGCGCGCCACGCCGGGATGCAGGCCGCGTGGGTCGACCGGAAGGGGACGCCGTGGGAGCCGTTCGGCGGCGACCCGGACCTCACGGTCGAGACGCTCCACGAGCTCGCGGACCGGCTCGGGGCGTGA
- the dapA gene encoding 4-hydroxy-tetrahydrodipicolinate synthase, whose translation MTDTTTTTPYTTEQPDGDATDAPFEGVYPAMTTPFTDDGAVDHDQLADNARYLERAGVDGVVPVGSTGESATMSHDEHVAVIETVRDALDDIPVIAGTGSNNTAEALSLSRRAADAGADGLLLISPYYNKPEPAGFLEHYRTIADEVDLPQIVYNVPSRTGQSIPVDVTVELAEHPNIRGYKAASGDLNLISEVIERTREESFAVLSGDDGLTLPVLSIGGTGTISVVANVEPERTCAMVGAALSGDYGRARTLHHELSPLVRELFAETNPIPVKEAMHIRGRGGPRVRSPLSRLSEERRDALRELLAAYDERAAGALDPTDLGSAATEGAE comes from the coding sequence ATGACGGACACCACCACCACGACCCCATACACGACGGAACAGCCAGACGGCGACGCGACCGACGCCCCCTTCGAGGGCGTCTACCCGGCGATGACGACCCCGTTCACCGACGACGGCGCGGTCGACCACGACCAGCTCGCCGACAACGCCCGCTACCTCGAACGCGCCGGCGTCGACGGCGTCGTCCCCGTCGGCTCGACGGGCGAGTCGGCCACGATGAGCCACGACGAACACGTCGCGGTGATCGAGACGGTCCGCGACGCCTTGGACGACATCCCCGTCATCGCGGGCACCGGCTCGAACAACACCGCGGAGGCGCTGTCGCTGTCGCGGCGCGCGGCCGACGCCGGCGCCGACGGCCTGCTGCTCATCTCGCCGTACTACAACAAGCCCGAGCCCGCCGGCTTCCTCGAACACTATCGGACCATCGCCGACGAGGTCGACCTCCCGCAGATCGTCTACAACGTGCCGAGCCGCACGGGGCAGTCGATCCCGGTCGACGTCACCGTCGAGCTCGCCGAACACCCGAACATCCGAGGGTACAAGGCGGCCTCCGGCGACCTGAACCTGATAAGCGAGGTGATCGAGCGCACCCGAGAGGAGTCGTTCGCGGTGCTGTCGGGCGACGACGGCCTCACGCTGCCGGTCCTCTCGATCGGCGGGACGGGGACGATCAGCGTGGTCGCCAACGTCGAGCCCGAGCGGACCTGCGCGATGGTCGGCGCCGCGCTCTCGGGCGACTACGGTCGCGCGCGGACGCTCCACCACGAGCTGTCGCCGCTCGTCCGCGAGCTGTTCGCCGAGACGAACCCGATCCCGGTGAAGGAGGCGATGCACATCCGCGGGCGCGGCGGGCCCCGCGTCCGGTCGCCGCTCTCGCGGCTCTCCGAGGAGCGACGCGACGCGCTCCGCGAGCTGCTGGCCGCGTACGACGAGCGCGCGGCGGGGGCGCTCGACCCGACGGATCTCGGCTCGGCGGCGACGGAGGGCGCCGAATGA